CCTCGACGGGATCCGCCAGAACCATCGCGCTGTCCTGAACCACTTCCTGCAGCGCATCGAGACTGAACCAGTTGCGTCGTCGTACCCGCCGCCGGATCTCGTTCTTCGCGAGATTTGCGGCGATGGTGAACAACCAGGTCGAGAACTTCGCGCCGCGTCGATAGTTGCGGCGATGCACGTAAACGCGGACGAACACTTCCTGCGCCAGATCGTCCGAGCATTCGCGATCGTTGAGGATGCGACTCACCAGGTTGATCACCCGCCCCTGGTAGCGCCTCACCAGCTCCGCGAAGGCACGCTCGTCGTCCGCCGCGGCGCGCGACATGAGGTCCTCGTCGGACAACGGGACGATGCCCGCAACGGAGGGCTCACGATCGAGCGGCACGGATGACTCCACTGTTGGCTACTACCCCCTGCCCGGCAACAGGTTCCAGACCAGTCATCGGACCGTTCCCAGCTTGGCTCGCAGCCCCGGGTCGCGGTTGCCGGCGGCCGCGCTGCGTCGGTACTGCTCAACTGCCAAGTTATTGAGTCTCAAGGAGTTGTAAACATCTCCCAGATGCTCGTGAACGACCGCATCCCCACCGGTCCGCTCGACGGCACGTTCGAGCAGGCGGCGGGCCTCGTCGAAGCGGCCAAGCCGGAAGTAGGCCCAGCCGAGCGAGTCGAGATAGGCGCCGTTGTCCGGATCGGCGCTCAGCGCCCGACGCACCAGCAGCACCGCCTCGTCGAGCTTGAACGCATGGTCGGCGAACAGATAGCCGAGGAAGTTGAGCAATTCGGGGTTGTCGGGCTCGCGCTTCAGCGCATCGCGCGCCGCGGACTCGGCCCCGATCAGATCTCCGGTGTGCTCGCGGCACACGGCGATCTCGTACAGCACCCCGACATGCTCCGGAAATCGCTGATTGGCCGCCCGCCACTCGGCCTCGGCCTCCGACCAGCGATTACGATGCTGCAGCAGTCGAGCCAGCAGCGCGCGCGGCGCGAGCGAATCCGGTGCCAGCTCGACGGCGTGCTGCAGATGCGCGATCGCCCCGGTCCAGTCGCCACCGAGTTCGCTAGCGCGGGCTGCCAGCGCGCGGTTCGGAATATCGTCGGGCCCCGCGGCGAGCCATGCTTCGGCCTCCTTGATCGCCTGGGCCGCACGGCCGTGTCGCCCCAGCATGTCGACGCGCAGCACCCGGATCTCGCGCGAGCTCTCGCGCTGCTTCGAGAGTCGATCGAGCACCCGCACGGCTTCCGAAGGCTGCTGTGCTTCGAACGCCGTTTCGACGTGCAGCGCCTGCGCCTCGAGATCGTCAGGTCGCGCTCGCGCCAGTGTTCGCGCCTCGACCAGCGCCTCGCGCGGACGCTTGAGGC
This is a stretch of genomic DNA from Candidatus Eisenbacteria bacterium. It encodes these proteins:
- a CDS encoding tetratricopeptide repeat protein translates to MSTRSTRISRELSRCFESRSSTRTASEAADLNRLRPGLSFLRGWIAENLRRDADAVMHYRDHLLANTGDVAGRRQIAFALRRLKRPREALVEARTLARARPDDLEAQALHVETAFEAQQPSEAVRVLDRLSKQRESSREIRVLRVDMLGRHGRAAQAIKEAEAWLAAGPDDIPNRALAARASELGGDWTGAIAHLQHAVELAPDSLAPRALLARLLQHRNRWSEAEAEWRAANQRFPEHVGVLYEIAVCREHTGDLIGAESAARDALKREPDNPELLNFLGYLFADHAFKLDEAVLLVRRALSADPDNGAYLDSLGWAYFRLGRFDEARRLLERAVERTGGDAVVHEHLGDVYNSLRLNNLAVEQYRRSAAAGNRDPGLRAKLGTVR
- a CDS encoding sigma-70 family RNA polymerase sigma factor — its product is MPLDREPSVAGIVPLSDEDLMSRAAADDERAFAELVRRYQGRVINLVSRILNDRECSDDLAQEVFVRVYVHRRNYRRGAKFSTWLFTIAANLAKNEIRRRVRRRNWFSLDALQEVVQDSAMVLADPVEGQDVAMQREQLQSLIGKAIAVVPEKYRIALVLRDVEGLAYEEIGQVLGIPGGTVRSRINRARGMLKRKLQPLLRREGTS